A stretch of Acidovorax sp. RAC01 DNA encodes these proteins:
- a CDS encoding carbohydrate kinase family protein, translating into MAALICGSLAFDTIMSFEGRFAEQILPDQLHILNVSFLVPSLRRDFGGCAGNIAYSLKLLGGEPLPMAMLGSDGGEYVQRLQTLGISTRHVGQVDDTYTAQAMIMTDRDNNQITAFHPGAMMQAHVNRIERNPAVQVGIISPDGRDAMLEHAAQFVAAGIPFVFDPGQGLPMFNGEELGRFVEQASWVTVNDYEGKMLCDRTGWSLEDISRKVEGLVVTLGAEGCEVWVQGARTHVPPVAPAQVVDPTGCGDAWRGALLFGLEKGWPLVRCAELGNRVGALKIAQRGPQNYTLDFDPA; encoded by the coding sequence ATGGCAGCTCTTATCTGCGGTTCTCTCGCCTTCGACACGATCATGAGTTTTGAGGGCCGGTTCGCGGAGCAGATCCTCCCTGATCAGCTCCACATCCTGAACGTATCGTTTCTGGTGCCGTCGCTGCGGCGCGACTTCGGCGGATGTGCCGGCAACATCGCGTACAGCCTCAAGCTCCTCGGCGGGGAGCCGCTTCCCATGGCCATGCTCGGCAGCGATGGCGGCGAGTACGTACAGCGCCTCCAAACGCTGGGCATCAGCACGCGCCATGTGGGCCAGGTGGACGATACGTACACCGCGCAGGCAATGATCATGACCGACCGCGACAACAACCAGATCACCGCGTTCCACCCCGGGGCGATGATGCAGGCGCATGTCAACCGCATTGAGCGCAACCCGGCGGTCCAGGTCGGGATCATCTCGCCCGATGGCCGTGACGCCATGCTGGAGCATGCAGCGCAATTCGTGGCGGCTGGCATTCCATTCGTGTTCGATCCGGGGCAGGGTCTGCCCATGTTCAATGGCGAAGAGCTGGGTCGCTTTGTCGAACAGGCGTCGTGGGTCACGGTGAACGACTACGAGGGCAAGATGCTGTGCGATCGTACGGGCTGGTCGCTTGAAGACATCTCGCGCAAGGTCGAGGGGCTGGTGGTGACGCTGGGCGCCGAAGGCTGCGAAGTGTGGGTGCAGGGTGCGCGAACCCACGTGCCGCCCGTGGCGCCTGCCCAGGTGGTAGACCCGACCGGGTGTGGTGATGCCTGGCGTGGGGCGCTGCTCTTTGGCCTGGAAAAGGGCTGGCCTCTGGTGCGTTGCGCCGAGCTTGGAAATCGCGTCGGCGCATTGAAGATCGCGCAGCGCGGTCCGCAGAACTACACACTGGACTTTGACCCCGCCTGA
- the accC gene encoding acetyl-CoA carboxylase biotin carboxylase subunit: MFKKILVANRGEIALRIQRACRELGVKAVMVYSEADRDAKYVKLAEEAVCIGPAPSPLSYLNMPAIISAAEVTDAEAIHPGYGFLSENADFAERVEKSGFQFIGPTPESIRIMGDKVSAKQAMIRAGVPCVPGSEGELPDDPVQIRRIAKAVGYPVIIKAAGGGGGRGMRVVHTEAALVNAVQMTKAEAGAAFGNPAVYMEKFLQNPRHIEIQIMADKHRNAVYLGERDCSMQRRHQKVIEEAPAPGIPRKLIEKIGERCVAACKKIGYRGAGTFEFLYENGEFYFIEMNTRVQVEHPVTEMITGVDVVKTQIMVAAGEKLPFTQRQIEIRGHAIECRVNAEDPYKFVPSPGRITTWHPPGGPGVRVDSHAYTNYFVPPNYDSMIGKIIVHGDTREQALARMRTALSETVIEGINTNVPLHRELMVDAKFMAGGTNIHYLEEWLSQHKR, from the coding sequence ATGTTCAAAAAGATTCTTGTTGCGAATCGCGGAGAGATCGCTCTGCGGATTCAGCGCGCGTGCCGGGAGCTGGGCGTGAAGGCCGTGATGGTCTATTCCGAAGCCGACCGCGACGCCAAATACGTCAAGCTGGCAGAAGAAGCCGTGTGCATCGGGCCCGCCCCGTCGCCCCTGAGCTACCTCAACATGCCCGCCATCATCTCGGCGGCCGAGGTGACCGATGCCGAAGCCATCCACCCCGGCTATGGCTTCCTGAGCGAAAACGCCGACTTTGCCGAGCGCGTGGAAAAGAGCGGTTTTCAGTTCATCGGCCCCACCCCCGAGTCGATCCGCATCATGGGCGACAAGGTGTCGGCCAAGCAGGCCATGATCCGCGCGGGCGTGCCGTGCGTGCCAGGCTCTGAAGGCGAACTGCCCGATGACCCGGTCCAGATCCGGCGCATTGCCAAGGCGGTGGGTTACCCGGTCATCATCAAGGCCGCGGGCGGCGGCGGTGGCCGTGGCATGCGCGTGGTGCACACCGAGGCAGCCCTGGTCAACGCCGTGCAGATGACCAAGGCCGAAGCCGGTGCAGCGTTCGGCAATCCGGCGGTGTACATGGAGAAATTCCTCCAGAACCCGCGCCACATCGAAATCCAGATCATGGCCGACAAGCACCGCAATGCGGTGTACCTGGGCGAGCGCGACTGCTCCATGCAGCGCCGCCACCAGAAGGTCATCGAGGAAGCGCCGGCTCCGGGCATTCCGCGCAAGCTGATCGAGAAGATCGGCGAGCGTTGCGTGGCAGCCTGCAAGAAGATCGGCTACCGCGGCGCGGGCACGTTCGAGTTCCTGTACGAAAACGGCGAGTTCTACTTCATCGAGATGAACACCCGCGTGCAGGTGGAGCACCCCGTGACCGAAATGATCACCGGCGTGGACGTCGTGAAGACGCAGATCATGGTGGCGGCGGGCGAGAAGCTGCCGTTCACCCAGCGCCAGATCGAGATCCGCGGCCACGCCATCGAATGTCGGGTCAATGCGGAAGACCCGTACAAGTTCGTCCCGTCACCGGGCCGGATCACCACCTGGCATCCACCGGGCGGCCCCGGCGTGCGTGTGGATTCGCATGCGTACACCAACTACTTCGTGCCGCCCAACTACGATTCGATGATTGGCAAGATCATCGTGCACGGCGATACGCGCGAGCAGGCGCTGGCGCGGATGCGCACGGCCTTGTCTGAAACGGTCATCGAAGGCATCAACACCAACGTTCCGCTGCACCGCGAGCTGATGGTGGACGCCAAGTTCATGGCTGGCGGCACCAACATCCACTACCTGGAAGAGTGGCTGTCGCAGCACAAGCGCTGA
- a CDS encoding histone encodes MATAKKTAASKATPAKKAAPAKKAAAPAKKAAPAKKAAAPAKKAAPAKKAAAPAKKAAPAKKAAAPAKKAAPAKKAAAPAKKAAPAKKAVAAKNTAPAKKAAAPAKKAAPAKKAAAAKKASPSKAAPAKKAAPAKKAPKAPAPAASAPAAPAAQTTLNPQAAWPFPTGNKP; translated from the coding sequence ATGGCAACTGCGAAAAAGACCGCCGCTAGCAAGGCAACCCCCGCGAAGAAGGCTGCACCCGCCAAGAAGGCAGCTGCACCTGCAAAGAAGGCTGCACCCGCCAAGAAGGCAGCTGCACCTGCGAAGAAGGCTGCACCCGCCAAGAAGGCAGCTGCACCTGCGAAGAAGGCTGCGCCCGCCAAGAAGGCAGCTGCACCTGCAAAGAAGGCTGCGCCCGCCAAGAAGGCAGCTGCACCTGCGAAGAAGGCTGCGCCCGCCAAGAAGGCCGTAGCCGCAAAAAACACGGCCCCCGCCAAGAAGGCAGCTGCTCCCGCGAAGAAGGCTGCTCCGGCCAAGAAGGCAGCGGCTGCAAAGAAGGCCAGCCCATCCAAAGCCGCCCCGGCAAAGAAGGCAGCTCCGGCCAAGAAGGCCCCCAAGGCCCCTGCCCCTGCTGCGTCCGCTCCTGCAGCACCCGCAGCGCAGACCACGCTCAACCCCCAGGCAGCATGGCCGTTCCCGACGGGCAACAAGCCCTGA
- a CDS encoding TlpA family protein disulfide reductase, whose amino-acid sequence MTSSVEPDPVPTAPSAPSAAPAQAPSAARRRVLYAGVAGLAALGGAGYAWWKYQPHAMEPGAEQALWGLEFDRPEGGSLTMQSLSGKPLLLNFWATWCPPCVEELPMLNAFYREHQARGWQVLGLAIDQPSAVRKFLTRIPLEFPVGMAGLGGTDLSRSLGNLTGGLPFTVVLGANGRVLHRKMGQITADDLQQWARLG is encoded by the coding sequence ATGACGTCTTCTGTGGAACCTGATCCCGTACCTACCGCTCCTTCCGCGCCTTCGGCTGCGCCCGCCCAGGCGCCCTCGGCCGCCCGCCGCCGCGTGCTGTATGCCGGTGTGGCAGGGCTCGCGGCCCTGGGTGGTGCCGGCTATGCCTGGTGGAAATACCAGCCCCACGCCATGGAGCCCGGCGCCGAGCAGGCCCTGTGGGGACTGGAGTTCGACCGGCCCGAAGGCGGCTCGCTGACCATGCAGTCGCTGTCGGGCAAGCCCTTGCTGCTCAACTTCTGGGCAACGTGGTGCCCCCCTTGTGTGGAAGAGTTGCCCATGCTGAACGCGTTCTATCGGGAGCACCAGGCCAGGGGCTGGCAGGTGTTGGGCCTGGCCATCGACCAGCCTTCGGCCGTGCGCAAGTTCCTCACGCGCATCCCGCTGGAGTTCCCGGTCGGCATGGCGGGTCTGGGCGGCACCGATCTGAGCCGGTCGCTGGGCAATCTCACCGGTGGGCTGCCGTTTACCGTGGTGCTGGGTGCCAACGGCCGCGTACTGCATCGTAAAATGGGGCAAATCACCGCCGATGACCTGCAGCAGTGGGCCAGGCTGGGCTGA
- a CDS encoding ribonucleotide-diphosphate reductase subunit beta — protein MLTWDEEVKPSSQNQLDGALQNDRLAGQPPLAFQPASAPAPGAAATPTAAAAHRRVNAADKRIINGQTDVNQLVPFKYKWAWEKYLATCANHWMPQEVNMTRDIALWKDPNGLTDDERRIIKRNLGFFVTADSLAANNIVLGTYRHITAPECRQFLLRQAFEEAIHTHAYQYIVESLGLDESEIFNAYNEVQSIRDKDEFLIPFIEAIMDPNFNTGTPENDQTLLKSLIVFACLMEGLFFYVGFTQILALGRQNKMTGAAEQYQYILRDESMHCNFGIDLINQLKLENPHLWTADFKAEIKALFLKAVELEYRYAEDTMPRGVLGMNASMFKGYLRYIANRRATQIGLETLFPNEENPFPWMSEMIDLKKERNFFETRVIEYQSGGALSWD, from the coding sequence ATGTTGACCTGGGACGAAGAAGTCAAGCCCTCATCGCAAAATCAACTGGACGGCGCTCTGCAAAATGATCGCCTGGCGGGACAGCCGCCCCTCGCTTTCCAGCCTGCCTCCGCCCCCGCACCTGGTGCGGCTGCAACCCCGACGGCCGCTGCTGCACACCGCCGTGTGAACGCTGCCGACAAGCGCATCATCAACGGCCAGACCGACGTGAACCAACTGGTTCCGTTCAAGTACAAATGGGCGTGGGAGAAATACCTGGCCACCTGCGCAAATCACTGGATGCCGCAGGAAGTCAACATGACGCGGGACATCGCGCTGTGGAAGGACCCCAACGGTCTCACCGATGACGAGCGCCGCATCATCAAGCGCAACCTCGGCTTCTTCGTGACCGCCGACTCGCTGGCTGCCAACAACATCGTGCTGGGCACGTACCGCCACATCACCGCGCCCGAGTGTCGACAGTTCCTGCTGCGTCAGGCATTCGAAGAGGCGATTCACACGCATGCGTACCAGTACATCGTGGAATCGCTCGGCCTGGACGAAAGCGAGATCTTCAACGCCTACAACGAAGTCCAGTCGATCCGCGACAAGGACGAGTTCCTGATCCCGTTCATCGAAGCGATCATGGATCCGAACTTCAACACGGGTACACCCGAAAACGACCAGACGCTGCTGAAGTCGCTGATCGTTTTTGCGTGCCTGATGGAAGGCCTGTTCTTCTACGTCGGCTTCACCCAGATCCTGGCCCTGGGCCGTCAGAACAAGATGACGGGCGCTGCAGAGCAGTACCAGTACATCCTGCGCGACGAATCGATGCATTGCAATTTCGGCATCGACCTCATCAACCAGCTCAAGCTGGAGAACCCGCACCTGTGGACGGCAGATTTCAAGGCTGAAATCAAGGCGCTGTTCCTCAAGGCAGTGGAACTGGAATACCGCTACGCGGAAGACACCATGCCCCGCGGCGTTCTGGGCATGAATGCTTCCATGTTCAAGGGCTACCTGCGCTACATCGCCAATCGCCGCGCCACGCAGATTGGCCTGGAAACACTTTTCCCGAACGAGGAAAACCCGTTTCCGTGGATGAGCGAAATGATTGACCTGAAGAAGGAACGCAACTTCTTCGAGACCCGGGTCATCGAGTATCAGTCTGGTGGTGCGCTGTCCTGGGACTAG
- the mpl gene encoding UDP-N-acetylmuramate:L-alanyl-gamma-D-glutamyl-meso-diaminopimelate ligase has protein sequence MHIHILGICGTFMGGLAALAREAGHTVTGCDAGVYPPMSDQLRALGIDLIEGFGVEQLALKPDMFVVGNVVSRARLPSGEPKFPLMEAILDAGLPYTSGPQWLAEHVLQGRHVLAVAGTHGKTTTTSMLAWVLESAGMQPGFLIGGVPLNFGISARLGASKAPTLPAARGSLPPEGALTALGRPGGGETVAPTLPAARGSLPPEGALTALGRPGGGSIGPVPNHERPLFVIEADEYDTAFFDKRSKFVHYRPRTAVLNNLEFDHADIFDDLAAIERQFNHLVRTVPPSGRVVVNGLEESLARVLNVGCWSETTSFGAAVSDFAADGPPDAFDVLHQGQRVARVEWSLTGVHNQLNALAAIAAAQHVGVAPAQAAAALGAFQNVKRRMELRGTVRGIAVYDDFAHHPTALRTTLDGLRRSLGSGARILAVFEPRSNTMKLGAMKSQLPWALEPADLAFCHTAGLDWDAAQALAPLGVGPGQRARTAPDIATLVAQVTEAAQPGDHIVCMSNGGFGGVHDKLLQSLQNQ, from the coding sequence ATGCATATACACATCCTGGGCATCTGCGGCACCTTCATGGGCGGGCTTGCTGCGCTGGCACGCGAGGCAGGCCATACCGTCACGGGCTGCGACGCGGGCGTCTACCCCCCCATGAGCGACCAGCTGCGCGCGCTGGGCATCGACCTGATCGAGGGCTTCGGGGTCGAACAGCTGGCGCTCAAGCCCGACATGTTCGTGGTGGGCAACGTGGTGAGCCGGGCGCGGCTGCCCAGCGGGGAGCCCAAGTTTCCCCTGATGGAAGCGATCCTCGACGCCGGGCTGCCCTACACCAGCGGCCCGCAGTGGCTGGCCGAGCATGTGCTCCAGGGCCGGCATGTGCTCGCCGTGGCGGGCACCCATGGCAAGACAACCACCACCTCGATGCTGGCCTGGGTGCTGGAGAGCGCTGGCATGCAGCCGGGCTTCCTGATCGGAGGGGTGCCGCTGAACTTCGGCATCTCCGCCCGCCTCGGCGCCAGCAAGGCCCCCACGCTCCCCGCTGCGCGTGGTTCGCTGCCCCCAGAGGGCGCCCTCACCGCCTTGGGGCGGCCCGGCGGCGGGGAGACCGTCGCCCCCACGCTCCCCGCTGCGCGTGGTTCGCTGCCCCCCGAGGGGGCCCTCACCGCCTTGGGGCGGCCCGGCGGCGGCTCGATAGGGCCCGTACCAAACCATGAGCGCCCGCTGTTCGTCATCGAGGCCGACGAGTACGACACCGCGTTCTTCGACAAGCGCAGCAAGTTCGTGCACTACCGGCCGCGCACCGCCGTGCTCAACAACCTGGAGTTCGACCACGCCGACATCTTTGATGACCTGGCCGCCATCGAGCGTCAGTTCAACCACCTGGTGCGCACAGTGCCTCCGTCGGGGCGCGTGGTCGTCAATGGGCTGGAAGAAAGCCTGGCCCGCGTGCTGAACGTGGGCTGCTGGAGCGAAACCACCAGCTTTGGAGCCGCGGTGAGCGACTTTGCGGCAGATGGCCCGCCCGATGCGTTTGACGTACTCCACCAAGGCCAGCGCGTCGCCCGCGTGGAATGGAGCCTGACAGGGGTGCACAACCAGCTCAATGCGCTGGCCGCCATCGCTGCCGCACAGCATGTGGGCGTGGCTCCCGCGCAGGCCGCGGCCGCGCTGGGGGCATTCCAGAACGTCAAGCGCCGCATGGAACTGCGCGGCACCGTGCGCGGCATTGCCGTGTACGACGATTTTGCGCACCACCCGACTGCCCTGCGCACCACGCTCGACGGCCTGCGGCGCAGCCTGGGCAGCGGGGCTCGCATCCTGGCGGTGTTTGAGCCGCGCAGCAACACGATGAAACTGGGCGCGATGAAGTCGCAACTGCCCTGGGCGCTGGAGCCCGCAGACCTCGCGTTTTGCCACACGGCCGGGCTGGACTGGGATGCCGCCCAGGCGCTGGCACCGCTGGGTGTGGGGCCGGGCCAGCGTGCCCGCACCGCGCCCGACATCGCCACCCTCGTGGCCCAGGTCACCGAGGCCGCCCAACCCGGCGATCACATCGTGTGCATGAGCAACGGCGGGTTTGGTGGCGTTCACGACAAGCTGCTGCAGTCGCTACAAAATCAATAG
- the prmA gene encoding 50S ribosomal protein L11 methyltransferase — translation MFELSLMCPEDRIEEVSDALDALDALSVSVEDADAQTDAEQALFGEPGMPPPKDGWQRSRVVALFPSETAATEARSLLAVQDFFAGCEVLGMAPVADQDWVRLTQSQFAPVDITPDFWIVPTWHELPAQAVRSIRLDPGLAFGTGTHPTTRMCLRWIARNGATAPGSNPLGRVLDYGCGSGILAIGAAKFGATDIDAVDIDPAAVESTLLNAQANDVQLRAGLPDKASGEYQTVLANILATPLRVLAPLLCNHVAPGGSLVMAGILERQADELKAAYAPWVALDVADAEDGWILMTARR, via the coding sequence ATGTTTGAGCTGAGCCTGATGTGCCCGGAAGACCGGATCGAAGAAGTCAGCGACGCGCTGGATGCGCTGGATGCACTGAGCGTCTCGGTCGAGGATGCAGATGCGCAGACGGATGCCGAGCAGGCGCTGTTTGGCGAGCCCGGCATGCCCCCGCCGAAAGACGGCTGGCAGCGCAGCCGGGTCGTGGCCCTGTTCCCTTCCGAAACCGCGGCCACCGAGGCCCGTAGCTTGCTGGCGGTGCAAGACTTCTTTGCCGGTTGCGAAGTTCTCGGAATGGCGCCGGTAGCCGACCAGGACTGGGTGCGGCTCACGCAGTCGCAATTTGCGCCGGTGGATATCACGCCCGATTTCTGGATCGTGCCGACCTGGCACGAACTTCCAGCGCAGGCCGTGCGCAGCATCCGGCTGGACCCAGGTCTCGCGTTCGGCACGGGCACCCACCCCACCACGCGCATGTGCCTGCGCTGGATTGCCCGGAACGGCGCCACGGCGCCGGGCAGCAACCCGCTGGGCCGGGTGCTGGATTACGGCTGCGGCTCGGGCATTCTGGCCATAGGCGCGGCCAAGTTTGGTGCGACTGATATCGATGCGGTGGACATTGACCCCGCGGCAGTGGAGTCGACCCTTCTGAACGCCCAGGCCAACGATGTGCAGCTGCGCGCCGGCCTCCCCGACAAGGCCTCCGGCGAATACCAGACCGTGCTGGCCAACATCCTGGCGACCCCGCTGCGCGTGCTGGCACCGCTGCTGTGCAACCACGTGGCGCCCGGTGGTTCGCTGGTGATGGCAGGCATCCTGGAGCGTCAGGCGGACGAGCTGAAGGCTGCCTATGCGCCTTGGGTGGCCCTGGACGTCGCTGACGCTGAAGACGGCTGGATCCTGATGACCGCCCGGCGGTGA
- the accB gene encoding acetyl-CoA carboxylase biotin carboxyl carrier protein: MDLRKLKTLIDLVSESNVSELEITEAEGKVRIVKSGGAVVQQYMPAPVPAPAAAPAAAPVAELPAPAAAAAPAGHIVKSPMVGTFYRSSSPGAKAFVEVGSQVKEGETICIIEAMKILNEIEADKSGTVTRILGENGQAVEYGQPLFVIE; encoded by the coding sequence ATGGATCTGCGAAAACTCAAAACCCTGATCGACCTCGTCTCTGAATCGAACGTTTCCGAACTCGAAATCACGGAGGCCGAGGGCAAGGTCCGCATCGTCAAGAGCGGCGGCGCGGTGGTTCAGCAATACATGCCCGCCCCGGTGCCCGCGCCTGCAGCGGCCCCCGCCGCAGCGCCTGTGGCCGAACTCCCGGCGCCTGCTGCCGCTGCCGCACCCGCAGGCCACATCGTCAAGTCGCCCATGGTGGGCACCTTCTACCGTTCGTCCAGCCCCGGTGCCAAGGCATTTGTCGAGGTGGGCAGCCAGGTGAAGGAAGGCGAAACGATCTGCATCATCGAAGCCATGAAGATCCTCAACGAGATCGAGGCCGACAAGTCCGGCACGGTGACGCGCATCCTCGGTGAAAACGGCCAGGCCGTAGAGTACGGACAACCGCTGTTCGTCATCGAATAA
- a CDS encoding DUF3426 domain-containing protein, which yields MPEPDLEDLPGKAGSESPADSRHAAPARGAHLATTTDAPLTAEGAPEKVSQGSQPLQKDRDDEGEDEDEEEALPEPEPEVSFVVAARRKAFWRRPLVRTLLVLLSLVLLGGLAAQVAVQERDRIAATEPRLRPWLVLLCEPIGCELAPRRQISDVVIDSSSFNKARGDSYLLNLTLKNQASIPLAMPAMELTLTDAQDQPVLRRILLPNDMGAPAEMPARGEWGTSVSVVVTTGGARVAGYRLLAFYP from the coding sequence GTGCCGGAGCCCGACCTGGAAGACTTGCCGGGGAAAGCCGGTTCTGAGAGTCCTGCCGATTCCCGGCACGCAGCCCCCGCGCGCGGCGCCCATTTGGCAACGACGACCGATGCACCGTTGACGGCCGAAGGTGCACCCGAGAAGGTTTCGCAAGGGTCCCAGCCTCTGCAGAAGGATCGGGATGATGAAGGCGAGGACGAGGACGAGGAAGAAGCGCTACCCGAGCCTGAGCCGGAGGTGAGCTTTGTCGTTGCGGCACGGCGCAAGGCGTTCTGGCGCCGGCCATTGGTGCGCACTCTGCTGGTCTTGTTATCGCTGGTGCTGCTGGGCGGGCTTGCCGCTCAGGTGGCTGTCCAGGAGCGAGACCGGATCGCAGCCACCGAGCCACGCCTGCGACCCTGGCTGGTCCTGCTGTGCGAGCCCATAGGCTGCGAGCTTGCGCCCCGGCGTCAGATCTCCGATGTAGTGATCGACAGCTCGTCCTTCAACAAGGCGCGGGGTGACAGCTATCTTCTGAACCTGACCCTGAAGAATCAGGCTTCCATCCCCCTGGCCATGCCAGCGATGGAGCTCACCCTTACCGATGCCCAGGACCAGCCTGTATTGCGACGCATTCTTTTGCCCAACGACATGGGTGCCCCTGCAGAAATGCCCGCACGCGGGGAGTGGGGCACGTCCGTATCGGTGGTCGTGACCACCGGGGGGGCGCGTGTGGCCGGCTACCGGCTGCTGGCGTTCTATCCCTGA